In a single window of the Prochlorococcus marinus XMU1412 genome:
- the argH gene encoding argininosuccinate lyase has product MAKVWSKRFDNALDPFIEKFNASIGFDRKLILEDLDCSIAHAKMLGKTKVLSSSEALQIIKGLELIKVEYLEGKFTPGPPSEDIHYCIEEKLITLIGETGKKLHTGRSRNDQVGTDIRLWLRKEIDIIEISITDLQKAFLNLAKSNIYTLIPGYTHMQRAQPLSLAHHLLAYVEMLQRDRDRYKEVRSRVNISPLGAAALAGTKIKIDRHFTAAELGFQKIYNNSIDAVSDRDFCIEFVSASALLMSHLSKISEEIILWVTDEFSFAKLTDKCATGSSLMPQKKNPDVPELIRGKTGRVYGHLQALLTMVKGVPLSYNKDFQEDKEPIFDTAETISSCIKAMTILINEGIEFNIKNLSDSVENDFSNATDLADYLVGKNVPFRTAYQVVGQMVKYCLERRMLFKNLKIEEFKKFHHEFDEDVFVDLEPRNVVKSRNSQGGTGFVQVEKEVNNWQKRLLP; this is encoded by the coding sequence ATGGCAAAAGTTTGGAGTAAAAGGTTTGATAATGCACTTGATCCATTTATTGAAAAGTTTAATGCTTCAATTGGTTTTGATAGAAAGCTAATTTTAGAAGATTTAGATTGCTCGATTGCTCATGCGAAAATGCTTGGCAAAACAAAAGTTTTATCCTCTTCTGAAGCTTTGCAAATTATTAAAGGTTTAGAGTTAATAAAAGTTGAGTATTTGGAGGGTAAATTTACTCCTGGCCCACCTTCTGAAGATATTCACTATTGCATAGAAGAAAAGCTGATAACTTTAATTGGTGAAACTGGAAAAAAATTACACACTGGCAGAAGTAGAAATGATCAAGTTGGTACAGATATAAGATTGTGGCTAAGAAAAGAGATTGACATTATTGAAATTTCAATAACCGATTTGCAAAAAGCCTTCTTAAATCTTGCGAAATCCAATATTTATACCTTAATTCCTGGATATACCCACATGCAAAGAGCTCAACCATTATCTTTGGCTCATCATTTATTGGCTTATGTAGAAATGCTCCAAAGAGACCGAGACAGGTATAAAGAAGTACGCTCAAGAGTTAATATTTCTCCGTTAGGAGCTGCAGCATTGGCTGGAACAAAAATAAAAATAGATAGGCACTTTACAGCTGCAGAATTGGGTTTTCAAAAGATTTATAACAACAGTATTGATGCAGTAAGTGATAGAGATTTTTGTATAGAGTTTGTTTCTGCATCTGCTTTGTTGATGTCTCATTTAAGTAAAATTTCAGAGGAAATAATTTTATGGGTAACTGATGAATTTTCTTTTGCAAAATTAACAGATAAATGTGCCACAGGAAGTAGCTTAATGCCGCAGAAAAAAAATCCTGATGTTCCAGAATTGATAAGAGGTAAGACAGGGAGAGTATATGGACATCTTCAAGCATTGTTAACGATGGTTAAGGGAGTACCACTTTCTTACAATAAGGATTTTCAAGAGGATAAAGAGCCAATATTTGATACTGCAGAAACAATATCTTCTTGCATTAAAGCAATGACTATTTTAATTAATGAGGGAATTGAATTTAATATTAAAAATCTATCTGATTCTGTAGAAAACGATTTTTCTAATGCTACTGACTTGGCAGATTACTTAGTGGGTAAAAATGTTCCTTTTAGGACCGCCTATCAAGTTGTTGGTCAAATGGTTAAATATTGCCTAGAGAGAAGAATGTTATTTAAAAATCTCAAAATTGAAGAATTTAAAAAATTTCATCACGAATTTGATGAGGATGTTTTTGTGGATCTTGAACCTCGTAATGTCGTTAAGTCAAGAAATAGCCAAGGTGGTACAGGTTTTGTTCAGGTAGAAAAAGAGGTTAATAATTGGCAAAAAAGATTGTTACCTTGA
- a CDS encoding RNA recognition motif domain-containing protein, protein MSIFVGNLPFRAEREDVIQLFAPFGEVLNCSLPLERDTGRKRGFAFIEMVDEAIESKAIDGLQGTELMGRPLRINKAEPRGSGGSRRGGRGGYGGGNNGGGYGGGGYGGGNNGGGYGGGG, encoded by the coding sequence GTGAGTATTTTTGTTGGCAATTTGCCGTTCCGCGCAGAGCGTGAAGATGTTATACAGTTGTTTGCCCCTTTTGGTGAGGTTTTAAATTGTTCTCTTCCTTTGGAGAGGGATACTGGAAGGAAAAGAGGATTCGCATTTATTGAAATGGTAGATGAAGCGATTGAGTCAAAAGCTATTGATGGTTTGCAAGGAACGGAACTTATGGGTAGACCATTAAGAATTAATAAAGCTGAACCTAGGGGTTCTGGTGGATCTCGTAGAGGAGGAAGAGGCGGCTACGGCGGTGGCAATAATGGTGGCGGCTACGGCGGTGGCGGCTACGGCGGTGGCAATAATGGTGGCGGCTACGGCGGTGGCGGCT
- the dusA gene encoding tRNA dihydrouridine(20/20a) synthase DusA, whose product MDFTKSNSIKNIHKLSIAPMMDCTDKHFRMIMRKISSKALLYTEMIVAQSLVFTNKKENFLDFNDEEHPISVQFGGDDPKILKEAAQMAQDWGYDEINFNVGCPSPRVCSGNFGASLMKEPEKVAKCIESLKNNCNLPVTIKHRIGVDNDDSFVNLNNFVRIVAKAGADRFTVHARKAILKGLNPKQNRTIPPLNYDLVKKLKKSNPELLIEINGGLTNIDESLKALNDFDGVMIGRSIYKHPLRWSEIDQKIYGINKKPKSASNIIFSLIPYIEAHLSKGGKSWDICKHLINLVEGIPKAKIWRNHISNKSIKKELNIEYLFKLTTALEEMGY is encoded by the coding sequence ATGGATTTCACTAAGTCTAATTCTATTAAAAATATTCATAAATTAAGTATTGCTCCAATGATGGATTGTACTGATAAGCACTTCAGAATGATAATGAGAAAAATAAGTTCTAAAGCTCTTTTGTATACGGAAATGATTGTGGCCCAGAGTTTAGTTTTTACAAATAAAAAAGAAAATTTTCTAGATTTTAATGATGAAGAACACCCGATATCAGTTCAGTTTGGAGGAGACGATCCTAAAATCCTTAAAGAGGCAGCCCAAATGGCACAGGATTGGGGTTATGACGAAATAAACTTTAATGTTGGTTGTCCTAGTCCAAGGGTCTGTTCTGGAAATTTTGGCGCTTCACTTATGAAAGAACCTGAAAAAGTAGCAAAATGTATAGAATCCTTAAAAAATAATTGCAACTTACCAGTTACGATCAAACACAGAATCGGTGTAGATAATGATGATAGTTTCGTTAATTTAAATAATTTCGTAAGAATTGTCGCAAAGGCTGGTGCAGATAGATTTACAGTTCATGCAAGGAAAGCCATATTAAAAGGTCTAAATCCAAAACAAAATAGAACAATACCGCCACTTAATTATGATTTAGTAAAAAAATTGAAAAAATCAAATCCAGAATTATTAATAGAAATCAATGGAGGTTTAACAAATATCGATGAATCATTAAAGGCTTTGAATGATTTTGATGGGGTCATGATTGGACGGTCAATTTATAAACATCCCTTGAGATGGTCTGAAATTGATCAAAAGATTTATGGAATTAATAAAAAACCCAAATCTGCTTCAAATATTATATTCTCCTTAATTCCATACATAGAAGCGCATTTAAGTAAAGGAGGAAAATCTTGGGATATTTGTAAACATCTTATAAATCTAGTCGAAGGTATACCAAAAGCTAAAATTTGGAGAAATCATATTTCAAATAAATCTATAAAAAAAGAATTAAATATTGAATATCTATTTAAATTAACGACAGCACTTGAAGAAATGGGTTACTAA
- the msrB gene encoding peptide-methionine (R)-S-oxide reductase MsrB translates to MNQFLSRRTFILIPTMSILKKIFNPMQVLASSLPSKEEWNLSKDEWKARLSPESYYILREEGTERAFSSQLNNEKRKGIFHCAGCDLPLFSSDKKFDSGTGWPSFWDSIQGSVETKVDFKLIVPRTEYHCSRCGGHQGHVFNDGPLPTGKRYCNNGLALRFVPE, encoded by the coding sequence ATGAATCAATTTCTATCAAGAAGAACTTTTATTCTAATTCCTACCATGTCAATCTTAAAAAAAATCTTTAATCCCATGCAAGTATTAGCATCTTCACTGCCTTCTAAAGAAGAGTGGAATTTATCAAAAGATGAATGGAAGGCTAGGCTTAGTCCAGAATCATATTATATTTTGAGAGAGGAAGGGACTGAAAGAGCTTTTAGCAGCCAATTAAATAATGAGAAGAGGAAAGGGATTTTTCACTGTGCAGGATGCGATTTGCCGCTTTTTTCCTCAGATAAAAAATTTGATAGTGGTACAGGATGGCCAAGTTTTTGGGACTCAATTCAAGGATCAGTAGAAACAAAAGTTGATTTCAAGTTAATTGTTCCTAGAACTGAATATCATTGCTCTAGGTGTGGAGGTCATCAGGGACATGTCTTCAATGATGGGCCACTTCCCACTGGCAAAAGATACTGCAACAATGGATTAGCATTAAGGTTTGTTCCTGAATAA
- the grpE gene encoding nucleotide exchange factor GrpE has product MIENQSDNIDNKKNDDSNQDNAPKDKSSTQNSTAEIDELSSPKTEEINTEELKNTISNNDARLEQLEKEHETLKNQYVRISADFDNFRKRQSRDQDDLKIQLVSKTLTAILPIVDNFERARQQLKPESEEAQALHRSYQGLYKQLVEVLKQQGVSPMRVVGQQFDPNLHEAVLREPSEEFEEDFIIEELQRGYHLEGKVLRHALVKVSMGPGKQNSQQEVEQDTVEGDVNSEANTSEDV; this is encoded by the coding sequence ATGATTGAAAATCAATCAGACAATATTGATAATAAAAAAAATGATGATTCTAATCAGGATAATGCTCCTAAAGATAAATCATCTACCCAAAATTCAACTGCCGAAATTGATGAATTATCTTCTCCAAAAACAGAGGAAATAAATACTGAAGAATTAAAAAATACTATCTCAAATAATGATGCAAGATTAGAACAATTAGAAAAAGAACATGAAACACTAAAAAATCAATATGTAAGAATTTCTGCAGATTTTGATAATTTCAGAAAAAGGCAGTCTAGGGATCAGGACGATTTAAAAATCCAACTTGTTTCAAAGACTTTAACTGCAATACTGCCTATTGTTGATAATTTTGAGAGAGCAAGACAACAACTTAAACCAGAAAGTGAAGAAGCTCAAGCTCTACATAGAAGTTATCAAGGATTGTATAAACAACTAGTAGAAGTTTTAAAACAACAGGGAGTTTCACCCATGAGAGTTGTTGGTCAGCAATTTGATCCAAACTTGCATGAAGCTGTATTAAGAGAACCTAGTGAAGAGTTTGAAGAGGATTTTATTATTGAAGAATTACAGCGAGGATATCATCTAGAAGGTAAGGTTTTGAGACATGCATTGGTTAAGGTTTCTATGGGACCTGGCAAACAAAATTCACAACAGGAAGTAGAACAGGATACAGTTGAAGGGGATGTTAATTCAGAGGCAAATACTTCTGAAGATGTATAA
- the dnaJ gene encoding molecular chaperone DnaJ: MADFYQILGVSRDADADTLKRAYRKLARQYHPDVNKEPGAEDKFKEIGKAYEALADPETRARYDQFGEAGLGGAAGMPDMGDMGGFADLFETFFNGFGGQNPQGGRTQRRGPQQGDDLRYDLNVDFKDAIFGQQREIKIPHLETCEVCRGTGAKPGTGPKTCSTCGGSGQVRRATRTPFGNFTQVAECPSCNGVGQIIADPCVTCGGNGVKQVRKKLRINIPAGVDTGTKLRVSGEGNVGLKGGPPGDLYVFIKVKNDSKLKRDGVTIYSEISVSYLQAILGDTVKITTVDGDVNLKIPSGTQPNTTLSLENKGVPRLGNPVARGNHEVLVKVKLPTRITDAERELLEGLASQYSDKNINSSSGLFSKLFGKESS, translated from the coding sequence ATGGCTGATTTTTACCAAATACTTGGAGTTTCAAGAGATGCTGATGCGGATACCTTAAAAAGGGCTTATAGAAAATTAGCACGACAATACCATCCTGATGTTAATAAAGAACCTGGAGCGGAAGATAAATTTAAAGAAATTGGTAAGGCTTACGAAGCATTAGCTGATCCTGAAACTAGAGCAAGATATGACCAATTTGGAGAGGCTGGCCTTGGTGGTGCAGCTGGAATGCCTGATATGGGAGATATGGGTGGCTTTGCAGATTTATTTGAAACTTTTTTCAATGGCTTTGGGGGGCAAAATCCACAAGGAGGAAGAACACAAAGAAGAGGTCCTCAACAAGGAGATGATCTAAGGTATGACCTTAATGTTGACTTTAAAGATGCAATTTTTGGCCAACAAAGAGAAATTAAAATTCCTCATTTGGAGACATGTGAAGTCTGTAGGGGAACAGGTGCAAAACCAGGAACCGGCCCCAAAACTTGTTCAACATGTGGTGGAAGTGGACAAGTTAGAAGGGCTACAAGAACACCTTTTGGTAATTTCACACAAGTAGCTGAATGTCCTTCATGTAATGGTGTTGGCCAAATAATTGCAGATCCATGTGTAACTTGCGGTGGCAATGGCGTAAAGCAAGTCAGAAAAAAATTAAGAATTAATATTCCTGCAGGAGTTGATACTGGCACTAAATTAAGAGTTTCCGGCGAGGGAAATGTTGGTTTGAAAGGAGGCCCACCTGGAGATCTTTATGTTTTTATAAAGGTTAAGAATGATTCAAAACTTAAAAGAGATGGTGTAACTATTTACTCAGAAATATCAGTAAGTTATTTACAGGCTATTTTAGGTGACACTGTAAAAATCACTACAGTTGATGGAGATGTTAATTTAAAAATTCCAAGTGGTACGCAGCCAAATACAACTCTTTCTCTTGAGAATAAAGGAGTACCTAGACTTGGTAATCCGGTTGCGAGAGGAAATCATGAAGTCTTAGTAAAAGTAAAACTACCAACTCGTATAACCGATGCAGAACGAGAGCTTTTAGAGGGTTTAGCTTCTCAATATTCAGATAAAAATATTAATTCTAGTAGTGGACTTTTTAGCAAATTATTTGGTAAAGAATCTTCATGA
- a CDS encoding sulfurtransferase TusA family protein produces MTSLKHLDLKSVPCPLNVVKIKLALKKLSKNEQLIVELDKGEPEEMVLNNLREMGWFFKKIKENEKFIKIKILNEN; encoded by the coding sequence ATGACTTCTTTAAAGCATTTGGATCTTAAATCTGTTCCATGTCCTTTAAATGTCGTCAAAATTAAATTGGCTTTGAAGAAGTTATCTAAAAATGAGCAACTTATTGTTGAACTAGATAAAGGTGAACCAGAAGAAATGGTATTAAATAATTTAAGAGAGATGGGATGGTTCTTTAAAAAAATTAAAGAAAATGAAAAATTTATAAAAATAAAAATATTGAATGAAAATTAA
- the rsgA gene encoding ribosome small subunit-dependent GTPase A: protein MKINSKYLGLVTKKFNDFFLVDLKNQENSGNSEKFLCKVKKSINFKDQLIYVGDEVAIEKIDFKSKRAVITSLKKRKNLLVRPSVANISNIYVTFSVEEPELNLSQVNRFLISAELMGVEVSLVLTKCDLISDKRKSYLLDKFEKWGYQVITLNLQKSDCFKNLLAELKQKECSIFMGPSGVGKTTLLNMIIPGLQNSTSPVSNKIKRGKNTTRNVELFSMSNQSYIVDTPGFNMQPLEVDIKLLPNLYSEIYKQVIEEGIKCKFRNCLHLNDEGCNLNKSFERYSFYKEMIESSKSHYYQNQED from the coding sequence ATGAAAATTAATAGTAAATATTTAGGTTTAGTTACAAAAAAATTTAATGATTTTTTTTTAGTTGATTTAAAAAATCAAGAAAACTCTGGAAATAGCGAGAAATTTTTATGTAAGGTTAAGAAATCTATAAATTTCAAGGATCAATTAATTTATGTTGGAGACGAAGTAGCGATTGAAAAAATTGATTTTAAAAGTAAACGCGCAGTGATAACAAGTCTAAAAAAAAGAAAAAATCTTTTAGTTAGACCCTCAGTTGCAAATATTTCTAACATATATGTTACTTTTTCCGTTGAAGAACCAGAATTAAATTTATCTCAAGTTAATAGGTTTTTGATATCAGCAGAATTAATGGGAGTTGAAGTCTCATTAGTTTTGACAAAGTGTGATTTAATTTCTGATAAAAGAAAATCATATCTACTTGATAAATTTGAGAAATGGGGTTACCAAGTAATAACTTTAAATTTACAGAAATCTGATTGTTTTAAAAATTTATTAGCCGAGTTAAAGCAAAAAGAATGTTCAATTTTTATGGGCCCTTCAGGCGTTGGCAAAACTACTTTGCTAAATATGATTATTCCAGGTCTTCAAAATAGTACTTCTCCAGTTTCTAATAAAATTAAAAGAGGAAAAAATACTACTCGAAATGTTGAGTTATTTTCTATGTCGAATCAAAGTTACATTGTGGATACTCCTGGTTTTAATATGCAACCCCTAGAGGTTGATATTAAGTTGTTACCAAATCTTTATTCAGAAATATATAAACAGGTAATCGAAGAAGGAATTAAGTGTAAATTTCGTAACTGCTTACATTTAAATGATGAGGGATGTAATTTAAATAAATCCTTCGAAAGATATTCTTTTTATAAAGAAATGATTGAGTCGTCTAAGAGTCACTATTATCAAAACCAGGAAGATTAA
- a CDS encoding YbaB/EbfC family nucleoid-associated protein → MAGFGLPNFGQLTEAFKKAKQIQQDAQKLQDELENMEIEGKSDDEMIKVWISGNQLPLKVEVQENILNADKEKIEQNILQAIQKAHELSTTTMKERMNDLTGGLNLNLPGFDNSDS, encoded by the coding sequence ATGGCGGGTTTTGGACTTCCTAACTTTGGACAACTTACAGAAGCTTTTAAAAAAGCTAAACAAATTCAGCAAGATGCTCAAAAATTACAAGATGAACTTGAAAATATGGAGATCGAAGGCAAAAGTGATGATGAGATGATAAAAGTTTGGATAAGTGGCAACCAACTTCCTTTAAAGGTAGAAGTACAAGAAAATATTTTAAATGCAGATAAAGAAAAAATAGAGCAAAACATTCTACAAGCTATTCAAAAAGCTCATGAATTATCAACCACAACTATGAAAGAAAGGATGAATGATTTGACTGGTGGATTAAATCTTAATCTTCCTGGTTTTGATAATAGTGACTCTTAG
- the murB gene encoding UDP-N-acetylmuramate dehydrogenase yields the protein MNKKIFSENCNLSSYTTIKVGGVAEYFAEPRSVEELSYLIKWANLNKQRCQIIGAGSNLLINNIFIKGLVVCTKKLKSLKIDPYSGIIEAEAGVMLPTLSNFLAKNGLQGGEWAVGIPGTLGGAIYMNAGTGNFSLAKNLISVKVINNKTLEKLEIEKKAINFEYRFSSFQRNDLSIISARLHFEPNGNIEKLIQTTKNNLKLKTETQPYHQPSFGSVFKNPENNYAAKIIDDMGLKGFKIGGAEISTMHSNFIINSSSASSKDIYELITVIQQKVLQNKGIYLQPEVRMIGFDYPN from the coding sequence ATGAATAAAAAAATTTTTTCTGAAAACTGTAATTTAAGTAGTTATACAACTATAAAAGTGGGAGGAGTGGCTGAATATTTTGCTGAGCCAAGAAGCGTTGAAGAACTTTCATATCTAATAAAATGGGCTAATTTAAATAAACAAAGATGTCAAATAATTGGCGCAGGTTCAAATCTTTTAATAAATAATATTTTCATAAAAGGCTTAGTTGTTTGTACAAAAAAATTGAAATCACTAAAGATAGATCCATATTCAGGAATTATTGAAGCGGAAGCAGGTGTAATGCTCCCAACATTATCTAATTTTCTTGCTAAAAATGGATTACAAGGAGGGGAATGGGCTGTCGGAATTCCAGGAACATTAGGAGGAGCAATTTATATGAATGCTGGCACAGGTAATTTTTCGCTAGCAAAAAATCTTATTTCCGTAAAAGTTATTAATAATAAAACTCTTGAAAAACTTGAAATTGAAAAAAAAGCTATCAATTTTGAGTATAGATTTAGCTCTTTTCAAAGAAATGATTTATCAATTATTAGTGCAAGATTACATTTTGAACCTAATGGAAATATAGAAAAATTAATTCAAACAACCAAAAATAACCTTAAATTAAAAACAGAAACACAACCATATCATCAACCGAGTTTTGGTAGTGTTTTTAAAAATCCTGAAAATAATTATGCTGCAAAAATAATTGATGATATGGGTTTAAAAGGATTTAAAATTGGCGGTGCTGAAATTTCTACAATGCATTCAAATTTTATAATTAATAGTTCTTCAGCAAGTTCAAAAGATATTTATGAATTAATAACAGTAATTCAACAAAAAGTACTACAAAACAAAGGGATTTATTTGCAACCGGAAGTAAGAATGATTGGTTTTGACTATCCTAACTAA
- the murC gene encoding UDP-N-acetylmuramate--L-alanine ligase: protein MDKKLLLKSHFHFIGIGGIGMSALAMGLLKKGCSVSGSDLVKNDETNKLEKLGAVIFTSQVRQNIEFVTSKFTNRLINFVVSSAIKPENEEFSYCKEKNLSIKHRSEILAMLMRTYTALAIAGSHGKTSTSTFLSTILELCTRNSSSITGGIIPIYNSNCHLENTKYLVAEVDESDGTIDKYKSDIGIINNIDFDHCDHFSNLSEVISSFKSFAKNSKKLLLNFDCETSRKNFHSNCKWSNSTAKNVAYAIIPTEINSKYTIGKYYENGNFISNLNIPIPGLHNLSNITAAIAASRMIGVDFIEIKKNLKYLKLPKKRFEFRGQIDERSLYDDYAHHPNEIKETIKLGRLFIKQKNNNEFQKNRLVALFQPHRYSRVKQFNKEFAEELSKADVIYVTSIYGAGEENEDKITSKIITDLIYKKNKNVSYVNNYYEVTKNFFELTQKGDLILNMGAGDCHNFWSILNEKNN, encoded by the coding sequence TTGGATAAAAAATTACTTTTGAAAAGTCATTTTCATTTTATTGGGATCGGAGGTATTGGCATGTCAGCATTAGCAATGGGTTTACTTAAAAAAGGTTGTTCAGTTTCAGGATCTGATTTAGTTAAAAACGATGAAACTAATAAATTGGAGAAACTAGGTGCAGTAATCTTTACTTCTCAAGTTCGACAAAATATTGAATTTGTTACTTCAAAATTTACCAACAGATTGATTAATTTTGTTGTAAGCTCCGCGATCAAGCCAGAAAATGAAGAATTTTCGTATTGCAAAGAAAAAAATTTATCAATAAAACATCGTTCAGAGATACTTGCAATGCTAATGCGCACTTATACTGCATTAGCAATAGCAGGCAGCCACGGAAAAACATCAACTAGTACATTTCTTTCTACGATACTTGAGTTGTGCACGCGTAATTCTTCTTCAATAACTGGAGGAATAATTCCTATTTACAACTCTAATTGTCATCTAGAAAATACAAAATACTTAGTCGCTGAAGTTGATGAATCTGATGGGACTATTGACAAATATAAATCTGATATTGGAATAATCAATAACATTGATTTTGATCATTGCGATCACTTTTCTAATTTAAGTGAAGTCATATCTTCTTTTAAAAGTTTCGCTAAAAACTCTAAAAAATTATTACTTAATTTTGATTGTGAAACCTCAAGAAAAAATTTTCATTCTAATTGTAAGTGGTCAAACTCTACGGCTAAAAACGTAGCATATGCAATAATCCCGACTGAAATTAATTCAAAGTATACAATTGGAAAATATTATGAAAATGGAAATTTTATCAGTAATTTAAATATTCCAATTCCAGGACTTCACAATCTATCCAATATCACCGCAGCAATAGCAGCTTCCAGAATGATAGGAGTAGATTTTATAGAAATTAAGAAAAATTTAAAATATTTGAAACTGCCAAAAAAAAGATTTGAATTTAGAGGCCAAATAGATGAAAGAAGTTTATATGATGATTATGCTCATCACCCAAACGAAATAAAAGAGACGATTAAATTAGGAAGATTATTTATTAAGCAAAAAAATAATAATGAATTTCAAAAAAATAGATTAGTTGCTTTATTTCAACCTCATAGATATTCTCGAGTAAAGCAATTTAATAAAGAATTCGCTGAAGAATTATCAAAAGCAGATGTTATTTATGTAACAAGTATTTATGGAGCAGGAGAAGAAAACGAAGATAAAATTACTTCGAAAATTATTACAGATTTGATTTATAAAAAAAATAAAAATGTTAGTTACGTAAATAATTATTATGAAGTTACAAAGAATTTTTTCGAATTAACTCAAAAAGGGGATTTAATTTTGAATATGGGAGCTGGTGATTGTCATAATTTCTGGTCAATTTTAAATGAAAAAAATAATTAA
- the gap gene encoding type I glyceraldehyde-3-phosphate dehydrogenase, whose translation MTLRVAINGFGRIGRNFMRCWLSRGAYTNIEVVGINVTSDPKTNAHLLKYDSVLGQLDGVDIQYTDDTFVINNKTIKCFSDRNPMNLPWKDWGVDLVIESTGVFNTDVGASKHLEVGAKKVILTAPGKGDGVGTYVVGVNADTYKHKDYDILSNASCTTNCLAPVVKVLDQTFGINKGLMTTIHSYTGDQRILDNSHRDLRRARAAATNIVPTSTGAAKAVALVYPEMKGKLTGIAMRVPTPNVSAVDFVFESSKSVTAEEVNNALKEASLSSMKGIIKYGDEPLVSSDYAGTNESSIVDSDLTMCIGDNLVKVLAWYDNEWGYSQRVVDLAEIVAKNWE comes from the coding sequence ATGACTTTGCGTGTTGCAATTAACGGCTTTGGCAGAATTGGTCGAAACTTTATGCGTTGTTGGCTTAGTAGAGGGGCTTACACCAATATTGAAGTTGTCGGAATTAACGTTACATCAGATCCTAAGACTAATGCTCATTTATTAAAATACGACTCAGTCCTTGGTCAACTTGATGGTGTTGATATTCAATATACTGATGATACTTTTGTAATTAATAACAAAACAATTAAATGTTTCTCAGATAGAAACCCAATGAATCTCCCTTGGAAAGACTGGGGTGTAGATTTGGTTATTGAATCTACTGGAGTATTTAATACAGACGTAGGAGCAAGTAAGCACTTAGAGGTAGGAGCAAAAAAAGTTATCTTAACTGCACCTGGTAAAGGGGATGGCGTTGGTACTTATGTAGTTGGAGTTAATGCTGATACATATAAACATAAAGATTACGATATTTTGAGTAATGCTAGTTGTACAACAAACTGTTTAGCTCCAGTAGTCAAAGTTTTAGATCAAACTTTTGGGATTAATAAAGGTTTGATGACTACAATTCATAGTTATACAGGTGATCAAAGAATTTTAGATAATAGTCATAGAGATCTAAGAAGGGCTAGAGCCGCTGCTACAAACATAGTTCCTACTTCTACAGGAGCTGCAAAAGCAGTCGCTCTTGTATACCCAGAAATGAAAGGCAAATTAACTGGAATTGCAATGAGAGTTCCAACTCCTAACGTTTCAGCAGTAGATTTTGTTTTTGAATCTTCTAAATCTGTCACAGCTGAAGAAGTCAATAATGCCCTCAAGGAAGCATCTCTAAGTTCAATGAAGGGCATTATTAAGTATGGAGATGAACCATTAGTGTCAAGCGATTATGCAGGTACAAATGAATCATCAATTGTAGATAGTGATCTTACTATGTGTATCGGAGATAACCTTGTAAAGGTGCTTGCATGGTACGACAATGAGTGGGGTTATAGTCAGAGAGTTGTAGATTTAGCAGAGATTGTTGCTAAAAATTGGGAGTAA